The proteins below come from a single Chryseobacterium bernardetii genomic window:
- a CDS encoding ISAon1 family transposase N-terminal region protein: MLSDHDLLKLLLPEFLVEHFDILKAETHDAELHIYFEERNSIPHEFKERRLESKGFLPEIIVDDYPLRGKIVKLHVKRRRWTDKSSGEILQRDWQLVAKGTRMTKDLAVFLKKISRH, encoded by the coding sequence ATGTTAAGCGATCACGACCTTCTTAAATTATTACTTCCGGAATTTTTAGTTGAACACTTTGATATCCTCAAAGCAGAAACTCATGATGCAGAACTTCATATTTATTTCGAAGAAAGAAACAGTATTCCCCATGAATTTAAAGAAAGGAGACTTGAATCCAAGGGCTTTTTACCTGAAATCATTGTAGATGATTATCCATTACGGGGTAAAATCGTAAAGCTCCATGTGAAAAGAAGAAGATGGACAGATAAATCCTCCGGTGAGATCCTTCAGAGAGACTGGCAGCTTGTAGCGAAAGGCACACGCATGACAAAGGATTTGGCAGTCTTCTTAAAAAAAATTAGCAGACACTAA
- a CDS encoding ISAon1 family transposase has product MAEFFGIKGKTFQRQYKNNLSEYHSWEQKPHAEDWIIYPGNISASLSLDEVALSDGELYTVLTSKKAKGRKGSIVAMIKGTQSDFVITHLLKISRKLRMKVNEITLDMAGSMKRIAQRCFPDAVQVIDRFHVQKLSIEALQEIRIRHRWEAIEMENNPLNSHSAETEVFTNGDTRKQLLARSRYLLYKSREKWTLSQKQRASILFTQYPDLEQAYELTDGLRKIYNQNISKSVAMTKLAHWFRNVEEADFKSFSTLRKTIMNHYRNILNYFDQRSTNAAAESFNAKIKNFRMQLRGVKDRTFFIFRLAKLFA; this is encoded by the coding sequence ATAGCAGAATTTTTCGGGATCAAAGGCAAGACCTTCCAGAGGCAATACAAGAATAATCTCAGCGAATATCATAGCTGGGAACAAAAACCGCACGCAGAGGACTGGATCATTTACCCTGGAAATATCTCAGCCTCCTTATCTTTAGACGAAGTAGCATTATCTGATGGAGAACTTTATACCGTTCTTACCTCCAAAAAAGCAAAAGGGAGAAAAGGAAGTATTGTTGCTATGATAAAAGGTACCCAAAGTGATTTTGTCATCACACATCTTTTGAAGATCAGCAGAAAACTTCGGATGAAGGTAAACGAAATTACATTGGATATGGCGGGTTCCATGAAGCGTATTGCCCAACGCTGCTTTCCTGATGCAGTACAGGTTATTGATCGTTTTCATGTTCAGAAGCTGTCCATAGAGGCCCTTCAGGAGATCAGGATCAGGCATCGCTGGGAGGCTATTGAAATGGAAAACAATCCTCTTAACAGTCACTCAGCTGAAACAGAAGTTTTTACAAATGGAGATACCCGGAAACAGCTCCTGGCAAGAAGCAGGTATTTACTATATAAAAGCCGTGAGAAATGGACTCTGTCCCAGAAACAAAGAGCTTCGATCCTTTTTACCCAGTATCCTGATCTGGAACAGGCATATGAATTGACTGATGGACTTAGAAAAATTTATAACCAGAATATTTCGAAATCTGTAGCCATGACTAAACTAGCCCATTGGTTTAGAAATGTGGAAGAAGCAGATTTTAAATCTTTTTCTACCTTAAGAAAAACAATAATGAATCATTATAGAAATATTCTCAACTACTTTGATCAAAGAAGCACCAATGCTGCTGCTGAATCTTTCAATGCGAAAATAAAAAACTTCAGAATGCAGCTCAGAGGAGTAAAAGACAGAACCTTTTTTATCTTCAGATTAGCTAAACTTTTTGCCTAG